CCGGCACGAATCAGAACACCGTTTCGTGCCGCCTTTTTTTTCTAAAATGGGCCGGCAGCGTGAATTGAGCCCGACCGGGCGAATTCGAGGACGCACCTGAGCCTCCCCGGTGGCTCGCGCATCTATAATCAAGACAGTTCTTTGCAGCGCCACAATGCAATGTTGCGGTCAGCTCCAAATGGGGGCGTCACGGCTTCGACGGGATTGCTTGCGGCAGAGAGGCATGCCGGGGTGTGTGCACCCGTAATCGCTCACAAAACCATAAGTGCCAACAATAATCTGGCTCTTGCTGCTTAATTAACTAAGTAGCCGATCGCTCCCGCTTTGCCTATGGGCGGGTACCGATCGTCGCACAGTAGGCTGGTCCGCGGGGTTCCGCCTGTACGCCAAGGACGAGATCAATCAGGCTGGTGGCCGGCGCATCTTCGCCCGTTCTAAGCGCCGGCTACGAGACAAAGCAGAACTGGGAAAAGCATGAAGGCTCTCTGTTGTCAGCTTTTTCGGACGCGGGTTCGACTCCCGCCGCCTCCACCATACTTATCACCTTGAAAAATTCAATTCAGGATCTCTGATCGTAGTTTCCTTGCATGCGGTGGTGCCTGGCGCGCTGACTTGATCAGTTGGCGCTTCCCACTACGCCTTCCGAAGCCCGCATCCATTGTCCGAATGCTCGAAACATCTTCTTTGCGCCCATGATCGCCTTGTCTGAATCACAGTCATCGATCTCAGTCCGCAGTACCTCTAAGAACTCCCTCCACCGCTCGCCGGTCATCGCGCCGGATCCGCTGAAGAAAGAGCAGCCGCGAGGGATATCCAGGCGAAGCGTCTTACCGACATGTCTAGCGATCAGTTGCCCACCCAGACGCGACCCTTACATCACGTACATGGCTCCAAGGAGTTCGGCGTTGCCATCGAAGATCGGGAGCTGTGGCTGAGCACTTTGATCCGGAGCGGCACCGAAAAACTGAAGATCATCTCTGAGAAGAGGCAGTCTCCGGCGTCTTTGCGCCACCTCTCGTAATGAGTCGGCGAAACGTTTCTCTGCCAAGGTTTCCCACGCGGCGACGAGCCCGTACAGGCGTTTCAGCACAGCGACGTACTCGTCGCGTTTTAGGTCAGACCGCATGAGCGGCAGGCAATCTTCGACAGCCCGATGTTCTTCCAACGTTGACGCCTTCAGCCGCGAGACATCCATCCGCTCGCCTCCAAATGTTCGTGAGCTTTGGAGCTTCCGCTGGCGGGAAGAATCACTGTCACCTTTGTGCCGACAAGAGGTTCGGAATGTATATGCAGTTCGCCATCGTGCCGATCAATGATGCCTTTGGACACATACAAACCGAGCCCGTTTCCGAGATTCCCCTTCGTAGTCTGAAATGGGCGGAAGAGGCTCTCCATCTGTGCCGGATCAATTCCCTTGCCGTTGTCTTCGATAGTGAGGCGAACGTCAGATGAATCTTCCTCTTGCTCGAGAAGCACAGAAATCACGCCGTCCATCTGAACAGCATCGATCGCATTGCTCACTACATTAGCGAGTACCTGGCAAATTTCTCCCGGCACAACTCGCACCGTTATCGATGAATCCAGCCGCTTGCTCATGCGAATATTCTTGTTCCGAATTTTGCCCGTGAACAGCTTCAGCGTCTCATCCACCAAGTCGCTCAGCGACGTTTCCAGCAGATTCCCTTCTTGCCGAGACCACGCCAAGGTTTGCTTGGTGATTGCGGAGATGCGGACAAGCTCATGTTGCGCGTCATTCAGGTAGGCGGCTGCCTCTTCTGGAGACGTCGCATCCGATCGCACGAGATAGAGAATATTTGTCAGCGCCTCCAGGGGATTATTGATTTCATGGGCGATGACAGATGCCAGGCGGCCTGTAAGCGCAAGACGTTCTGCAGTCTTTAATTCCTCGTCGCGAATGCGTTGCTGTTCAATATCGGTGCAGGTACCGACCCATTCGATGGGGCCATCCTCCCCTGCCAGCGGAAGTGCCCGCACGATGTGCCAATGAAAGCGGCCATGGGGCAGCATCTTGAATCGACAATCGAGTTCAAATGGATTGCCGGTACTTTGCGCTTCCTGCCACGCACTCTGACACATGATCACGTCCGAGGGATGAAGAATGCGTGCATCAAACCATGTCTCCGTGTCAGCGACACGGCGTTTCCACTGGGAGTTCGCGAAGGTGAGCCGGCCATGGCTGTCAGAGGTCCACACCATAGCAGGCAAACTGTTGGTCAATCTCTCGAAACGCTCTTCGATTTTGCGAAGATTTTGTTCAGCTTTCTCTCGTGATTGATAGTCGGCATGCTCAGAAAGCGCGCGCTTCACCGCCGGAACCAATCGATCAAGCTTCTGTTTGAGGACGTAATCTGTCGCTCCCCGCAGAAGCGTTTCGACAGCAACATCCTCACCCAGGACGCCGGAAACAAAGATATACGGCAGCCGTCGGTCCTTCGATCGAACGATATCCAGGCCAGTAAGACCGTCAAAGTCAGGCAAAGAATAGTCTGCCAAAATTAGGTCGAACTGATGTTTCGCAAATTCTGATTCGAAGCCTGCACGAGTATCGACAACGGTCGCATCGAAAACGAACCCGGCGGACCGCAGCCGCTGTTGCGCCAGTTCTGCGTCCAGCGGGTTGTCTTCAATCATCAGGATTGAGTAATGGTCAACGTGCGAACTCATCTATCTCTTTCCAGGTGGTGGCTCGTTTAAGACAGCCCAGAATATGCCTAGATCTTGAATCGCTTTGAAGAACTCATTGAATGCAACAGGTTTCACGACATATGCATTGCTCCCGAGTTCATAGCCAGCGGCAACATCTTTTTCTTCTCGCGATGACGTAAGAATGACGACAGGGAGCTTCGCCGTTTCGGCGGTGTTGCGGATCATGCCAAGCAACTCCAGTCCATCGATCTTGGGAAGTTTCAGATCGAGAAGAACCACCGTAGGCAAGCCTGGCGCTCGATCCGCATATTCTCCCTTGCGAAACAGGTAATCTCGAGCCTCGGCGCCGTCGCGCGTCACCACCACTTCATTGGCGAAGCCAGTATTTGAGAGCGCTGTGAGGGTGAGTTCGAGATCGTTTGGATTATCTTCAACCAAAAGAATTGGCTTCAGTGTAGGCATAGGCGAATTGTTTACGAGCCTCCATTACAGGTTTTGGGATACCGGCAGTTGAGCTGGCTTTGTGATTGTTTTCGATGGAAGACTGAAAAAGAACGTGGCGCCTATGTCCGGCTGTCCTTCAGCCCACGTTCGGCCGCCCATTCTTGTGATGATCCGACGTACATTTGCGAGCCCAATTCCGGTGCCTTCAAAGTCCTCCATCCGATGGAGCCGCTGAAAAACTCCGAAGAGCTTATGTGCGTACTGATTTTCGAAGCCGACTCCATTGTCTGCGACCGAAAAAACGACTTCGGCCGGCGTGAAGCTTGCCTTAACAAAGACGGAAGGGTTCTCTCGTTTGCGGGTATATTTCGCTGCATTAGAGAGTAGATTTCGCCACACCTGGCGCATCAAGTTGATATCAGTTGTAACGGTCGGCAACTCGTCGATGTTGAATGAAACCACTCTGCCCTTCAGCTCTTGCTTCACGACGTCGTTCCACACATCTTCGGCGAGCATGGTCATCGGCAACGGACGCAGATCGAGAGGCGTTCGTGAGAGCCGGGAGAAGTTGAGAAGGCTGTCGACCAGCAAACCGGCGAACTGTGCAGATTCCGCAATGGTAGTGAGGTACTTGCGACCCCTCTCACTTAATCCTGCGGCTTCTTCTTCGATAAGCAGTTCAGCGAACCCGGAGATGTGTCGGAATGGAGCCCTCAGATCATGAGACACGGAATAAGAGAACGCTTCGAGTTCACGATTTGTGACCTCGAGCTCCAGCGCTATATCAGCCAGCTCTTCCGCCTTTCTTAGGACAATCTCCAACACCGCCTTGCGAAACTCTCGCGCCGACTCAATTTCCACCGCGCTCCATGCGTCCGACTTGTCGCGCACAATCTCTTTCCAGGAAGAAAACGAGTGCCGCGGATGAATCTGGAGTACACCTTCAATTACTTTGTGGCCCTTTTCAGGTTCGCCTGCCCAGTTGACTGTCTGAACGACCTCAGGTCGGAACCACACAATCTGCATTCGATGAACCTGCGACATGGAGATGGCAAGGACGCCGCTTGCTCTAGGTGATAGAGGCCTGAATTCCTCGCTTTCGGCACTCAGTTCACTGGTTGCGTAAACATCATCCTTCAGCCGTTCTGACAGGTATACCGAGAGGCGTAAGACGTCTGCCTCGGACGGCGCTTCTCCGAGGCAAATGCACCGGTCGTCCACAACAATCGCGGCCCCCTGTGATCCTGTCAAAGCGCAAAGTTCAACCGGGTGTCGCGCAAGCCCATCGATGTAGCTCTCCCCTGCAGCCATATAGGTAAGCAGTTGGGTATGTATCGACTTCAGGCGGATCGCATGCGCCATCTCTGAAGCCTGCTGCAACGCCAGCAGCTGAGCACTCATAATTCGAGTTAATACATCGCAGGCCGATCGAGTAAGGTAAGGAACGCTCTTCGGTTCGTGATGATGGGCAGAAATAAGACCCCAAAGTTTGCCCTGAGATACGATCGAGATCGACATCGACGAGATCGTGCCCATGTTGCGCATATAGTCGCGGTGAATGGGCGATACGCTGCGTAGAACAGAGAGTGAAAGGTCGAGCGATGTAGGCTCGATTCGACCCTCTGCAGCTATAAGCGGCGATGGAAGATACTCAACATCGGGGATGATGCGAACTCGATTAAGTAAGTAAAGCTCGCGCGCCTGCCGTGGAATATCGCTCGCGGGGAAACGAAGCCCGAGGTAGGAAGGCAGGCGGTCGTTGCGATCCTCGGCGAGTACAGTGCCGTGTCCTTCTTCATCGAATTGATAGAGCATGACTCGATCGAAGCCGGTAAGTTGACGTATTTGCACCGTGATGGATTCGCAAAGATCAGAGGCGGATTGAGGTTGTTCAAGTGTCGATGCGAAACGCGCAATGACGGTGTTCAGTTCAGCCTGGCTGATCGATCCATTGGCCCGCTCAAACTCAAGCACCTGCATCCCGCTTGCCCCATAGCCGACGACTTCAAATTCATCCTCGGAATTCGCATCACCGGGTAGACAAACGGTGCCTAAGAATTGAGCTGAACCGGGATTAGCCGCCTGGCGCAGTGTCCGACCGTCGAACAATGAACTACTTTTTGACGGGAGGAGTTCCTCAAGCCGCGCACCCAAGATTTGAGAAATGGGTCGATGCAAGAAGGCAGAAGCGTTCTCACTGGCAACAATGACTTGCGGAGGATGATCGTCGACGAGCGTCAAGCCAAGCAGGAAGCCGTGGGCCTGGATGCTTCCGGGAACCCTGATTGGCTCGCGATCACAGTTTGTGAGATCAACCAGCGGGGACGAGTATCCCTCGCCTCGTTGATTCAGATTGCCTCGCATCCCCGACAAAACAACCACCCGTATACTTCCCGCGACACCTCGGATGCGGGGTATTTTTTATCTAAACACACGATTACCTACGTCTGAGACGTGGATTTTGCTGGTTTAGGTTGCCTCCGATCTCTAGTGGCTGTGCAGAGCTGCCAGTGGCCGATCCTCCAGGATGTGACGCATGGAATGTACAGGAATTCGGGTCCGCGGTTAATTGCTGTCATTCCGCGCGTTGAGCGCAGCGAAACATAGGCAGTTCCGGTTCTGCCTAATGCAAAATTTTGTAAGCCGCATCGTTCCAGGTGAGTTCACGGCGGAACTGTGGGATGCGAGTGTCTGCGTCGATGGTGACGAACTCTATGCCGGCAATTTCGCTGAAGTCACGAAGGTGTTCAGTGGTGAGGGCCTGCGAAAAGCTGGTGTGATGAGCGCCGCCGGCGTAGATCCAGGCTCCAGCCGCAACCTTTAGATTGGGTTTCGGCAACCAAACGGTGCGAGCTACAGGCAGTTTGGGGAAGTCCTGCTCTGGGACAATGACATCGATTTCGTTCACAATCATGCGGAAGCGATTCCCCATATCGACGATCGACGCGACGACCGCAGAACCCGCAGGCGAGGTGAAGACAAGACGGACAGGATCGCCCTTGCCGCCGATACCAAGCGGATGCACTTCGAGACTCGGCTTACTGGCCGCAATGCTCGGGCAAATTTCGAGCATATGCGAACCCAGAATCTTGCTGTCGGATAGGCCAGCGAGATCGTACGTATAGTCCTCCATAAAGCTCGTGCCACCTGGCAGGCCCTGGGCCATCACCTTCATGATGCGGACCAGGGCTGCGGTTTTCCAATCGCCTTCACCGCCGAAGCCGAACCCCGACGCCATGAGTCGCTGGGTCGCGATCCCTGGCAACTGACCCATTCCGTGGAGATCCTCAAAGGTGTCGGTGAAGGCGCCGAAGCCGCCCTCGGTGAGAAAGGCGCGAAGGCCAAGCTCGATTCGAGCTGCAACCCTGAAGGCATCCGGTTTTTCGTGCTGCTGCGCGATGGTGTACTGCTCGCGGTATTCCTGGATGAGCTTGTCGACCTCGGCATCGGAGAACTGCGCCATTCGGTCGGTGAGATCGCCAATGCCGTAACCATTCACCTGAAAACCAAAGACGCGCTGGGCCTCGACCTTATCGCCTTCTGTGACGGCGACATTGCGCATGTTGTCACCGAAGCGAGCAACCTTTAGGTTCTGCGACTCGTGCCAACCCAGAGCAGCGCGGATCCATGCAGCAACCTCGGCGACTGTATCGGGGTCTTTCCAATAGCCGACCACTACTTTGCGGGCAAGTCGAAGGCGCGCGGTGATGAAGCCGAACTCCCGGTCGCCGTGCGCGGCCTGGTTCAGATTCATGAAATCCATGTCGATGGTTGCGTACGGGAGCGTGTCGTTGGCTTGGGTGTGGAGATGGAGGAAAGGTTTGCGCAACGCGGTAAGGCCCGCGATCCACATTTTGGCCGGCGAGAAGGTGTGCATCCAGAGGACGAGACCGATGCAGGCCTGCATATTGTTGGCCTCGCGGGTCAGCGCTGAAATCTCATCGGCCGTCTTAACCACGGGCTTCCAGACAACTCGGACTGGAATGCTCTGTTCAGCGTTGAACGATGCGGCAATCTCACGCGAGTTAGTGGCGACCTGCTGGAGGGTTTCGGGACCGTACAGATGCTGGCTGCCAGTGACGAACCAGATCTCATGGGTAGCCTGGATGCTCATGCGAACTTATTTCTCCACGCCGAACGTAAGCACCGTCTCCGAGTGCCAAGTCTGGCCCGGCTTTAGCTCCGTCGAAGGAAATTTCGGCTCATTCGGCGAATCCGGAAAGTGCTGTGTCTCCAGCGCGAAGCCAGCATGCTTCACATACTTGACACCGGAGATACCGGTCAGCGTGCCATCCAGAAAGTTTCCCGAATAAAACTGCACGCCCGGCTCTGTCGTGGTGATCGTCAGCGTGCGTCCGCTCTTTGGGTCGACTACCTTTGCCGCGAGATGCATCGTCCCCGGCGTACCGTTCAGTACAAAGTTCTGGTCATATCCGCCGGCAAGCTTCAACTGCTGATTGTTCTGATTGATCCGCGCCCCAATCGCAGTCGGCTTGCGAAAGTCATAGGGCGTTCCGCTGACCGAAGGCAGGTCGCCGGTTGGGATCAGCACCGCATCGATGGGCGTATATCTGTCGCCATTGATCATCAATTGTTGATCCAAGATGGTTCCGCTTCCCTCACCCGATAAATTGAAGTAGCTGTGATTCGTCAGGTTCACCACGGTTGGCTTGGTGGTGGTTGCGCTGTAATCGATTCGTAGTGATTTGCCGATCAGCGTGTACCGCACATGCGCGGTCAATTGGCCTGGAAATCCCATGTCTCCATCCGGACTCACCAGCGTCATCTCCACGCCGTTCGGAATCTCGCGCGCGGTCCACGCCTTCTGGTCGAACCCGACCGGGCCGCCATGCAAGGCCTGGCCGTTGTTGTTCACCGGAACGTGATATGTCTGTCCATCCAACGCAAACGTGCCCTTGGCGATGCGGTTCCCATATCGCCCAACTATCGCGCCGAAATAGGTTCCCTTGTCCTTCTCGTAGCCCGCGAGGTCCTTGTACCCAAGCACCACATCTGCCTTCACACCGTTCCGATCCGGTGCATCGAGGCTCACAATTCTTGCTCCGAACGTAGTGATCTTCACCGTCAAATCGGAGTCGGTCAGCGTGTAGATTGAAACCGGACGCCCCTGCGCTGTAGCTCCCCAGGACGCTTCCTTAACCGCCGTCTGCGCCGAGGCGCAAGAAGGCACGGTCAATGCCCCCGCAATCACCACCAGTGCTGCCTTTGTCGACCAGTCTCGCGTCACGCTTTGCTCCTCGAAGATCACTAACTAACGGCGAAAGGGCCATGAAACCGCTTTCATGCCCTGCCCGAAGACTAGGGGTTCAACCTCACCCCAGTCAACCTTTTCCTTCCACCCAATGGATTCGTTTTTCGGCCCGTCACCACCGCCTCGAACAGCAGCCTCTCGCGTGACTGGACGAACTTCATTCAATACTTCATTGGGACGATGCCCTTACCTTCGGTAATTACGTAGAACCGATCCAGGTCCGGCGGCGGCGGAATCTGTTGCACCTTGCCGCTAGGCCAGTGCACCTCAATTTTGTCGATTTTGTTTGCGATACCCAATCCGAAGTGCGGGCGCTGATCCGAACTCGAGGCGAAACTGCCACCCGCAAGCACGTCCTGGCGCTGTGAGAAACCATCTGCAGTCACAAAGACAGAGGCACCGACCGCATCCCGCGGACTTCCACGCTTGCCCTGCTCGGTCGCCGGAGCCCCGATCAGTTTGAACGAGATCCAGTGGTTATCGTTTTTCACCACGTTGCGGAACAACGACGGCGGCCCGTCCAGATTGTTCACGACGACATCTATGTGCCCATCATTGAACAAATCCCCATAAGCCATCCCACGTGACGTCGCAAGTTTGGCAAGTCCAGTTCCCTCGACCGCCGGCACCAGCGTGAGCTTGCCTTTATCACTGTGGAAGAGCAATGGCCTTTGCTGCCAGGTTGTGCCCCAGTTCTGCGCATCCACTTGCGGATACACGTGCCCATTCACGAGGAAAAGGTCTAACCAGCCGTCGTTGTCGTAATCAAAGAACCCCGTTCCCCACCCGAGAAATGGAACCGTTGGCTCTGCGATGCCATCCTGATAGGCCGTATCCGTAAAGTTCCCGGAGCCGTCGTTTCTGTAGAGCGGGTTGTAATCATCCGAAAAGGTTGTGTTGTAAAGATCGACGGTTCCTCGATGCATGAGATCGCCTGCGGCAATTCCCATCGAGGCAGTCTCGCGGCCACTCTCATTGAGCGCGTAGCCGCTTGCAAAGCTGTCGTCCTCGAAGGTGCCGTCGCCTTTGTTGATGTAGAGATAGTTTGGCGTCGAATCGTCCGCCACTAGCAGATCCGGTTTGCCGTCACCGTTCACATCGACAAACAACGAAGCCAGTCCGTAGTAGCGGTTCGCGTCCGCAACTCCAGCGTGTTCGCTGACATCCGTAAAGGTTCCGTCGCCGTTATTGTGAAACAGATGATCGGGTTCGCCGTGCAGTCCCCTCGGTCCGCACATCACCTTGACGCCACGGAACTGACAAAAGCTGAACGACTTGGGCTGATTTTGCATGTCGTAGTGCACATATCCGGGCACGAAGAGATCCAGCAGCCCGTCGCCGTCATAGTCACCCCATGTGGCGCCGGTAGACCAGTTGCCCAGATCCACCCCGGCCTTCTCAGCTACGTCAGTAAATGTCCCGTCGTGGTTGTTATGGTAGAGCCGGTTCTTACCGAAGTTCGTGACATAGATATCCGGCCATCCATCGTTATCGAAATCGCCGACAACCGCGCCTATGCCCCACCGATCATTCGCGACGCCTGCTTTCTCAGTCACGTCAGTAAACGTGCCGTCGTGGTTGTTGTGGAAGAGCGCAGCGTGTGGTGGCGTTGCTTTGCCTGTCATCGCGTCATAGGTCGAGCCGTTCACCAGGTAGATATCAAGCCATCCATCGTTGTCATAATCAAGCAGCGCAACTCCCGAGCCCACGGTCTCGATGATGTAGTTCTTCTCCGGTGCTCCCATGCGATGGGTCCAGGTTGTCAGCCCTGCAGCCTTGGCAACATCCATAAAGATCACCGGGCCTGACTTGACGAAGCCTCCGGCCGTGATCGGCCGATGCTGAGCGTCCAGAACCACCGTATGCGCTCCGCCCGTTGATACTCCGCCGCTTGCCGCAGGCTGAGATCCTTCCACCGGCTTCTGCGCCTCGTGCTCGAGAGGAGTCGGGTTCTGCGCAATGCACAGCCCCTGAATTAGAAAGGAGAGCCCGCATGCCAATAAGACACGGTTAAACCGTTGCACAATTTCACGGCATTTCATTGGAAGCCATCATCATAGAAATCCCTTTTCCCTGTAAAGGGCGTGAACAATGGCGGGCTATCATTAACAGCCATGAGCGACCGCTTTCACGTCGAGCCGATATTGTGAAATATCTCTCCTCTGCCATCGCATCGTGCCTCCTTTTGATGGGCCTCTTCGGCATCCTGCCTGGCGTTGCCGCGCACGCTCAAACAACGTCAAGCAACCCGATCATCCCCGGTGATCACCCTGACCCAACAATCATTCGCGTTGGAAGTACCTACTGGACAGCCAGCACCTCGGGTGACTGGGCTCCCGAATTTCCGCTGTTTCACTCCAGCGATCTCCATCACTGGACGGCCTCCGGCGCGATCTTCCCTGAGCCACCCGCCTGGGCCGGCGGCAGCTTCTGGGCACCAGAGCTTGTAAACGACCGCGGTCACATCCTGGTTTACTACGTCGGCCGTAAACGCGGCGGCCCTCTTTGTGTAGGCGTGTCAACAGCTCCCCGTCCGGATGGGCCCTACACCGATCGTGGTCCGCTTGTCTGCCAATCGGACGGCTCTCTCGATCCGGCCATGACGCGGGACGAACAGGGTCGCCCCTTCCTTATCTGGAAGGAAGATGGAAATTCCATCGGAAAACCCACTCCCATCTGGGCCCAACCGCTCACGGATGACCTCATTCACCTCACCGGAATCCCAACGCAGCTTATCGTCAACGATCGCTCAACCTGGGAGGGGGGCGTTGTAGAAGCGCCCTACATCCTGCGGCGTGGGAAATACTTCTATCTCTTCTATGCCGGCAACGCTTGCTGCGGAACCGCATGCCGTTATGCTGAAGGCGTTGCGCGTGCCGAGCATCTGCTCGGGCCGTGGACGAAAGATCCTGCGAATCCGATTATTCGTCCCAACGCCAACTGGAAATGCCCGGGTCATGGAACGGCTGTTGAAACACCATCAGGCCAGGACTATTTCATTTATCACGCCTATCCTGCTGCAGGGACGGTGTATCTCGGGCGCGAATCGGTGCTTGACCGGATCGCATGGTCCAGCGATGGATGGCCCATCATCAACGGCGGCGCCGGGCCAAGCGGGGGAGGCGCTGACGCCAGCACGAAACAGCCAGCATTCACGGATAACTTCAGCAAGCCCCGTCTGGACGCAGGCTGGCAATGGCCGGTTCGCAGGATCCCGCAATGGCAGCTTAGTCACGGCTCGCTCACGCTTGAACCATCAGGTGACAGCACGCCGGTCTTCATCGCCCGTTCGCTTGTGGCTCCCATCTATACCGCCGTGGCCGGTGTCAGAGATGCGGGAGGTCTGGGAGTTATCGGCGGCTCACACAACCAGATCGTGTTGAATCGGCAAGGAGATCATCTCGAACTCTGGGAGCTGCGCGATCAAGGCCGCCAGGTGCTTTGGAAGTCCGAAATTCCGAGTTCAGCGGCAGTCTGGTTTCGCTCCGCTTCGGCCGGTCTATCGAATACGAGCTTTAGTTACAGCCTCGACCATAAGCACTGGATAGCGGCAGGTCCTGTGTTGAGCGTCACCGAACTGTTGCCGTGGGACCAGGGTTTGCGAGTCGGACTTGTGAACGCTGGGGCGTCGCCGGCTCACTTCACGGAGTTCTCGCTAACCGCCGGAACTCCGTAGGCTATCTCGGAGGTGCATCTT
This Acidobacteriaceae bacterium DNA region includes the following protein-coding sequences:
- a CDS encoding ATP-binding protein translates to MSSHVDHYSILMIEDNPLDAELAQQRLRSAGFVFDATVVDTRAGFESEFAKHQFDLILADYSLPDFDGLTGLDIVRSKDRRLPYIFVSGVLGEDVAVETLLRGATDYVLKQKLDRLVPAVKRALSEHADYQSREKAEQNLRKIEERFERLTNSLPAMVWTSDSHGRLTFANSQWKRRVADTETWFDARILHPSDVIMCQSAWQEAQSTGNPFELDCRFKMLPHGRFHWHIVRALPLAGEDGPIEWVGTCTDIEQQRIRDEELKTAERLALTGRLASVIAHEINNPLEALTNILYLVRSDATSPEEAAAYLNDAQHELVRISAITKQTLAWSRQEGNLLETSLSDLVDETLKLFTGKIRNKNIRMSKRLDSSITVRVVPGEICQVLANVVSNAIDAVQMDGVISVLLEQEEDSSDVRLTIEDNGKGIDPAQMESLFRPFQTTKGNLGNGLGLYVSKGIIDRHDGELHIHSEPLVGTKVTVILPASGSSKAHEHLEASGWMSRG
- a CDS encoding response regulator gives rise to the protein MPTLKPILLVEDNPNDLELTLTALSNTGFANEVVVTRDGAEARDYLFRKGEYADRAPGLPTVVLLDLKLPKIDGLELLGMIRNTAETAKLPVVILTSSREEKDVAAGYELGSNAYVVKPVAFNEFFKAIQDLGIFWAVLNEPPPGKR
- a CDS encoding ATP-binding protein; its protein translation is MVVLSGMRGNLNQRGEGYSSPLVDLTNCDREPIRVPGSIQAHGFLLGLTLVDDHPPQVIVASENASAFLHRPISQILGARLEELLPSKSSSLFDGRTLRQAANPGSAQFLGTVCLPGDANSEDEFEVVGYGASGMQVLEFERANGSISQAELNTVIARFASTLEQPQSASDLCESITVQIRQLTGFDRVMLYQFDEEGHGTVLAEDRNDRLPSYLGLRFPASDIPRQARELYLLNRVRIIPDVEYLPSPLIAAEGRIEPTSLDLSLSVLRSVSPIHRDYMRNMGTISSMSISIVSQGKLWGLISAHHHEPKSVPYLTRSACDVLTRIMSAQLLALQQASEMAHAIRLKSIHTQLLTYMAAGESYIDGLARHPVELCALTGSQGAAIVVDDRCICLGEAPSEADVLRLSVYLSERLKDDVYATSELSAESEEFRPLSPRASGVLAISMSQVHRMQIVWFRPEVVQTVNWAGEPEKGHKVIEGVLQIHPRHSFSSWKEIVRDKSDAWSAVEIESAREFRKAVLEIVLRKAEELADIALELEVTNRELEAFSYSVSHDLRAPFRHISGFAELLIEEEAAGLSERGRKYLTTIAESAQFAGLLVDSLLNFSRLSRTPLDLRPLPMTMLAEDVWNDVVKQELKGRVVSFNIDELPTVTTDINLMRQVWRNLLSNAAKYTRKRENPSVFVKASFTPAEVVFSVADNGVGFENQYAHKLFGVFQRLHRMEDFEGTGIGLANVRRIITRMGGRTWAEGQPDIGATFFFSLPSKTITKPAQLPVSQNL
- the araA gene encoding L-arabinose isomerase; amino-acid sequence: MSIQATHEIWFVTGSQHLYGPETLQQVATNSREIAASFNAEQSIPVRVVWKPVVKTADEISALTREANNMQACIGLVLWMHTFSPAKMWIAGLTALRKPFLHLHTQANDTLPYATIDMDFMNLNQAAHGDREFGFITARLRLARKVVVGYWKDPDTVAEVAAWIRAALGWHESQNLKVARFGDNMRNVAVTEGDKVEAQRVFGFQVNGYGIGDLTDRMAQFSDAEVDKLIQEYREQYTIAQQHEKPDAFRVAARIELGLRAFLTEGGFGAFTDTFEDLHGMGQLPGIATQRLMASGFGFGGEGDWKTAALVRIMKVMAQGLPGGTSFMEDYTYDLAGLSDSKILGSHMLEICPSIAASKPSLEVHPLGIGGKGDPVRLVFTSPAGSAVVASIVDMGNRFRMIVNEIDVIVPEQDFPKLPVARTVWLPKPNLKVAAGAWIYAGGAHHTSFSQALTTEHLRDFSEIAGIEFVTIDADTRIPQFRRELTWNDAAYKILH
- a CDS encoding aldose epimerase family protein — translated: MAGALTVPSCASAQTAVKEASWGATAQGRPVSIYTLTDSDLTVKITTFGARIVSLDAPDRNGVKADVVLGYKDLAGYEKDKGTYFGAIVGRYGNRIAKGTFALDGQTYHVPVNNNGQALHGGPVGFDQKAWTAREIPNGVEMTLVSPDGDMGFPGQLTAHVRYTLIGKSLRIDYSATTTKPTVVNLTNHSYFNLSGEGSGTILDQQLMINGDRYTPIDAVLIPTGDLPSVSGTPYDFRKPTAIGARINQNNQQLKLAGGYDQNFVLNGTPGTMHLAAKVVDPKSGRTLTITTTEPGVQFYSGNFLDGTLTGISGVKYVKHAGFALETQHFPDSPNEPKFPSTELKPGQTWHSETVLTFGVEK
- a CDS encoding CRTAC1 family protein is translated as MKCREIVQRFNRVLLACGLSFLIQGLCIAQNPTPLEHEAQKPVEGSQPAASGGVSTGGAHTVVLDAQHRPITAGGFVKSGPVIFMDVAKAAGLTTWTHRMGAPEKNYIIETVGSGVALLDYDNDGWLDIYLVNGSTYDAMTGKATPPHAALFHNNHDGTFTDVTEKAGVANDRWGIGAVVGDFDNDGWPDIYVTNFGKNRLYHNNHDGTFTDVAEKAGVDLGNWSTGATWGDYDGDGLLDLFVPGYVHYDMQNQPKSFSFCQFRGVKVMCGPRGLHGEPDHLFHNNGDGTFTDVSEHAGVADANRYYGLASLFVDVNGDGKPDLLVADDSTPNYLYINKGDGTFEDDSFASGYALNESGRETASMGIAAGDLMHRGTVDLYNTTFSDDYNPLYRNDGSGNFTDTAYQDGIAEPTVPFLGWGTGFFDYDNDGWLDLFLVNGHVYPQVDAQNWGTTWQQRPLLFHSDKGKLTLVPAVEGTGLAKLATSRGMAYGDLFNDGHIDVVVNNLDGPPSLFRNVVKNDNHWISFKLIGAPATEQGKRGSPRDAVGASVFVTADGFSQRQDVLAGGSFASSSDQRPHFGLGIANKIDKIEVHWPSGKVQQIPPPPDLDRFYVITEGKGIVPMKY
- a CDS encoding family 43 glycosylhydrolase, with translation MKYLSSAIASCLLLMGLFGILPGVAAHAQTTSSNPIIPGDHPDPTIIRVGSTYWTASTSGDWAPEFPLFHSSDLHHWTASGAIFPEPPAWAGGSFWAPELVNDRGHILVYYVGRKRGGPLCVGVSTAPRPDGPYTDRGPLVCQSDGSLDPAMTRDEQGRPFLIWKEDGNSIGKPTPIWAQPLTDDLIHLTGIPTQLIVNDRSTWEGGVVEAPYILRRGKYFYLFYAGNACCGTACRYAEGVARAEHLLGPWTKDPANPIIRPNANWKCPGHGTAVETPSGQDYFIYHAYPAAGTVYLGRESVLDRIAWSSDGWPIINGGAGPSGGGADASTKQPAFTDNFSKPRLDAGWQWPVRRIPQWQLSHGSLTLEPSGDSTPVFIARSLVAPIYTAVAGVRDAGGLGVIGGSHNQIVLNRQGDHLELWELRDQGRQVLWKSEIPSSAAVWFRSASAGLSNTSFSYSLDHKHWIAAGPVLSVTELLPWDQGLRVGLVNAGASPAHFTEFSLTAGTP